The Paenibacillus beijingensis nucleotide sequence TGTGCGAGATATGTGGTTGACCGGGTTTGACGTACCAAGCATGAACACAATGTACATTGATAAGCCAATGAAGGGTCATAACCTGATGCAGGCTATTGCTCGCGTCAATCGCGTATTCCGTGACAAGCCGGGCGGGCTAATCGTGGACTACATCGGTATTGCAGATATGTTGAAGTCGGCACTCCAGCAATACACGGAAAATGATCGCAAAACTGCTGGTATCGACACCAATCAAGCTGTCGATTTCATGCTGGAGCGGATCCAACTCATTCGCGAACAATTACATGGCCATGACTTCTCAAAATTCGCATCGGAGAAAGCTTCTGATCGGATGAAAGCAATCGTCGAGACGATAGATTATGTGCTCGGACTTGGCGACCAAGGCAAACGCAATTTCGTCAATTGGACGACGGAACTGGCGAAGGCCTATGCGCTGTGTGCCACGACCGAAGCCGCGGAAACGGTCAACCTGGAAATCAGCTTCTACAAAGCTGTGAAATCGGGTATCGTCAAAATCATCACGACGGAAAACATGAAGAAAACGACAAATGAGCTGGATGCGGAGTTAAACCAGTTGATTTCTAAGTCGGTCATGTCAGATGAAGTTGTCGACATTCTCGAAGCGGTCGGCTTACAGAAACCGAACATTGCGATCTTGTCCAATGAATTTCTGGAGCACGTTCGAGGACTGAAGCAGAAGAACCTTGCGGTCGAATTGCTGAGAAGACTTCTTCAAGGCAAAGTAAAGGCCGTTTCCCGCACGAGCATTGTGCAGTCAAAAAAATTCTCTGAAATGCTTGAAGAAGCTATTCGTAAATACAATAATCGTACTATTGAGACAACGCAGGTAATTGAAGAACTGATTCAGATGGCCAAGGAGATGAATGCTGCCGTCAAGCGTGGCGAAGACCTCGGGCTTATCAAGGAAGAAGTAGCCTTCTATGACGCGTTGGCTTCTAATGAGGCTGCAAAAGAGCTAATGGGAGATCTAGTCCTTAAGCAGATCGCTCACGAGTTGACCCAGGCGATCAAGAATAATATCAAGGTGGATTGGACTCTGCGGGAGAATGTACGGGCTCAGATGCGGATTACGGTCAAGAGACTCTTGAAGAAATATGGGTATCCGCCGGATCTTGAGAAAATGGCAATTGATTTAGTACTTCAGCAGGCTGAATTGATGGCTCAGGCAGAGACAGAAGAATTTAAATACTAACAGACATCAGGCGTAGCAACATGAATTTTATGCGGCTACGCTTTGTGTATTATTGATGAGGAGTGAGTTGGTGAATACAATTTTTCTTGATGTTGAACGATGGTTAACTCAAAGACCCAAATGGTTGCAAAACGCCGCGTCTCGAATTGTACAAAAGAAATTGTCTGAGGAAGATATTAAAGAACTTATCAATATCTGCAAAGGTGAATCAGAGTCAGATGTCTCAAGTTATTCGGTGGGAGTGTCTCCACTAGGAGGCTTACAATCAAAAAGCGAATCGAATTTCTTGAAATTGACATCTATAAGTGATGTAAATGGAATCAATGCTTTGAATCCCAAGAAACCGTTGCAATTTAATTCAAATCAATTATCTATAGTTTTTGGTCATAATGGTTCTGGAAAATCAAGCTATATAAAATTGCTGAAACATGCATGTGGAGCACGTGAGTCCGGTAAACTACTTGGAAATGTCTTTAATGATGGACAAGTTGAGAAGCAAGAATGCGTTTTTGTTTTTAATGATGGCCAAGAGAAACAAGTTAAATGGAGTACAGAACACGGAACTATACCGCAACTGAGTAGTATACAACTTTATGATACAGCATGTGCCAATGTTTATGTAAATGAAGAAAATGAAATTGCTTATGAACCATGGATATCATCATTCTTTACTGAGTTAACAGAAGTATGTCAAGTCATTGGACAAGCACTTAAAGAAGAAAATGATGGAATAGTAATCAAACCGTATAATCTTCCAAATGAATATCAGGGCACTTCAGTAGGCAAATGGCTTCAGAAAGCTAATTATAGAACCTCTTCTACTGAAGTCGATGAAAATAGCCGTTGGGGTATTGCGGAGGAGGAATCTCTTAATACTTATAAATTGCTTTTAGGAGAAATAAACCCTGTCGATACGGCAAAAAAACAAATGCAATTAGCGAGAAATTCTAATAACCTTATTGCCAAACTACAAACCCTTATTGACACTTATAATAATGAAAATTGTAATAACTATTTAGATTCTAAGAGTGAAATGGTTAGAAAGAAAAAGGTAGCAGAGCAAGATGCTGCGAAGATTTTTGCAAATTCTTCATTTGATGGAATTGGAACGGAGAGTTGGAAGCTGCTTTGGCAACATGCGCGTGACTTCTCTGAAAAGCATGCATATCCTTTAAGAGCTTTTCCAAATTTAGAAGATGAATCGAAATGTGTCTTGTGCCATCAGCCATTAAATGAGTCAGCAAAAGAAAGGCTTAGTGCTTTTGAAAGTTATGTTAAAGGTGCATTGATGATTGATGCTCAAGAAGCTGAAGAACGATACTTAAAGCATAAAGCTAGATTAATTGACATCCCGACGCCTGAATCAATTGTGCTCCATCTTAATTCAATTGGACTGACAGATGAGTTAGATACAACTGATTTTATTGAGTTTATTAACTTCCTAGAAAAACGCAAAAAGGATTTGGAAAAAGTACAATCCATAGAAGAACTAAATATTGTGCCGCAATTCGCAATTTTTAGTTCTTTAGCTCAGATTGCATCGACCTATGAACAACAGGCATCAAGTTTGATGGAACTTGCCGAACAGGATAACCGCAAGGAACTGTCTGATAAAATAAAGGAGTTGGAAGCCCGTAAATGGGTTTCACAACAACGTAATCTTATTTTCGAAAATATTGAAAAATTGAAAAATAAACATAAGATAGAGCAAGCGATAAGATTAACAAATACTCAAGCTATTTCTACAAAGAAATCTGAACTTTCAAATGAACTAATTACGGCCGAGTACATACAAAGATTTAATCACGAACTTATTCAATTGGGAGGCAACAGAATAAAGGTTGAATTGGTTAAATCAAGGGTTCAGAGAGGACATATATATCATAAGATTCAACTCAGAGATTGCAAATTTCCAGTAAAGACAGCAGAAGTATTAAGTGAAGGGGAATTTAGATTAGTTTCGTTAGCAGGATTTTTAGCTGATGTTGAGTCTAACCCGAACAATACACCATTCGTATTCGATGACCCAATATCGTCTCTCGATCAAGATTTTGAAGAGGCTACAGTTGAACGACTCGTTAAACTCAGTCAGAAGAGACAAGTTATTGTTTTTACACATCGAATTTCATTGTTGACATTGTTATCAGAGAAGGCGAAAAAGAAAAACATAAACTATGATTTAACCAGCTTAAGATCCGAGTTTTGGGGTGCTGGTGAACCCGGTGAACTCCCGATTTATGCAAATAACACAGAAAAGGCTTTGAACACGTTGCTAAACGAAAGACTATCTAAGGCTAAAAAAATTCTTAATGAGGAAGGTCAAGAAGCATATGCCCCATATATGAAGGGGCTTTGTAGTGATTTTCGCAGTCTGCTTGAAAGAATTATTGAAAATGATCTAATGGCCGATGTAGTACATCGATTCAGAAGAGCAATCAATACTATGGGCAAAATTTATAAATTAGCTTTAATTAAATATGAAGATTGTCAACTATTTGATGAGCTGATGACCAAGTATTCAAGATATGAGCATTCACAATCAATAGAAGCACCTGTTCAATTACCATTTCCCGACGAATTGAAGAATGACATGGACATTGTAAAATCATGGCTAGAAGAATTTAAGAACAGAAAGTAGATCTTTAAAAATCACTGCTGTTAGTCTAATACTTTATTTTCTCGCAATCGTTTAAAATTATTTTGAAGCATATTCTCAGTCTAATACTTATTTTTCAAAAGCTGACGATTTTCAAACTCGAAAACCGCGTCAAATCAACAACTCCAGTCTAGTACTTTATTTTCTTCTAACAAAGGTTGTAGATTTGAAATAAAGATGTACCGTTTATAAAAAAAATGTACCGTTTGAAGAAAGTTATACCGTTTTACCCCTTTGGATATTGTCTAAAGGGGTGTTTTTTATGTCAAAAAGAAAGAGAACATCTAAAATTGAAAAGTGGATTAAAGAAGGTCGGGACACTGGTATTGGAGCAGACTATAACCCATGGCTGAAGGGATAACTGCCCTTATAAGCCCGGCTTCTTATTTTATTTTCTAACAGAAAGAGCACTACCGCTATGTTTTTTTCTTAATTTGAATTGTATGTTAGTTACAAATGTAACACTTAGTAGGATTATGATCAATCCAAGTATTGTTCTTAATGAAATAGACTCTTTTAAGAACAACCATCCCCATAGAATTCCGAAGAACGGTACTAAAAATGTGACACTGAGAGTTTTCACTGGGCCTACACTACGAATAAGATAGAAATATAACAAATACGCTAGCGATGTCGAGAGAATCGCCAAGCCTATAACTGCCAATATCACATCTCCTCCTGGAGTTTTTTGTGGCGTGAAGAAAATAGTTATCGGTAACAATAACAATCCTGCAGCAATCTGTTGACCAATCGTTAAATTTAGTGGAGTCTCTCCTTTAAACCCCTTTGAAGAATATATCCCTCCGATAGCGATAAATAATGCTGCCAAAAGGGATAAACCCGCCGAAATGAAAAAAACTGTACCCATATTTTGAGGGTTCCAGCCGACAAGAATACCTACCCCCGACACCCCCAATATAAGACCGAGTAATTTTTTTAAATTGAAATGATCCTGAGTCCAAATTCGAGCAACTAACGCGGTAAACAAAGGGGTAGTTGAATTAAGAATAGCCGCCATTGATGAGTCAATATGAAGTTCTGCTACAGCTATTAGGCAGAAAGGAATAGCAGCATTTAATGCTCCAAGTAAAAGGTATTCCTTCCACTTATGTAACAATCGGGGGCGTACTTCCAAGCAGCAGCGTATACGATCAAGGCTATCCCGGCGATCAAAACACGAAGATCAATTAAGAGAATGGGACCTAGTACAGGAGAAGCTATTCTT carries:
- a CDS encoding AAA family ATPase, which encodes MNTIFLDVERWLTQRPKWLQNAASRIVQKKLSEEDIKELINICKGESESDVSSYSVGVSPLGGLQSKSESNFLKLTSISDVNGINALNPKKPLQFNSNQLSIVFGHNGSGKSSYIKLLKHACGARESGKLLGNVFNDGQVEKQECVFVFNDGQEKQVKWSTEHGTIPQLSSIQLYDTACANVYVNEENEIAYEPWISSFFTELTEVCQVIGQALKEENDGIVIKPYNLPNEYQGTSVGKWLQKANYRTSSTEVDENSRWGIAEEESLNTYKLLLGEINPVDTAKKQMQLARNSNNLIAKLQTLIDTYNNENCNNYLDSKSEMVRKKKVAEQDAAKIFANSSFDGIGTESWKLLWQHARDFSEKHAYPLRAFPNLEDESKCVLCHQPLNESAKERLSAFESYVKGALMIDAQEAEERYLKHKARLIDIPTPESIVLHLNSIGLTDELDTTDFIEFINFLEKRKKDLEKVQSIEELNIVPQFAIFSSLAQIASTYEQQASSLMELAEQDNRKELSDKIKELEARKWVSQQRNLIFENIEKLKNKHKIEQAIRLTNTQAISTKKSELSNELITAEYIQRFNHELIQLGGNRIKVELVKSRVQRGHIYHKIQLRDCKFPVKTAEVLSEGEFRLVSLAGFLADVESNPNNTPFVFDDPISSLDQDFEEATVERLVKLSQKRQVIVFTHRISLLTLLSEKAKKKNINYDLTSLRSEFWGAGEPGELPIYANNTEKALNTLLNERLSKAKKILNEEGQEAYAPYMKGLCSDFRSLLERIIENDLMADVVHRFRRAINTMGKIYKLALIKYEDCQLFDELMTKYSRYEHSQSIEAPVQLPFPDELKNDMDIVKSWLEEFKNRK
- a CDS encoding DMT family transporter, coding for MLHKWKEYLLLGALNAAIPFCLIAVAELHIDSSMAAILNSTTPLFTALVARIWTQDHFNLKKLLGLILGVSGVGILVGWNPQNMGTVFFISAGLSLLAALFIAIGGIYSSKGFKGETPLNLTIGQQIAAGLLLLPITIFFTPQKTPGGDVILAVIGLAILSTSLAYLLYFYLIRSVGPVKTLSVTFLVPFFGILWGWLFLKESISLRTILGLIIILLSVTFVTNIQFKLRKKHSGSALSVRK